In Corvus moneduloides isolate bCorMon1 chromosome 6, bCorMon1.pri, whole genome shotgun sequence, the sequence GAATTAAAGTCATAATTTTATGAATTATGAATATACTAAATATCACTTCAGAAAGACAAATACCACCTAACACTGCTGTAATAGTGAAAAATATAGTATGCAAAAATTTCAAGAgagtttattgctttttaaCTAGTCATGTAAGCAACTATCTTTGAGGTTAATAAATATTATCCTTCTtttacagattttgaaaattagGCTGTGCATGTGGTATATCCCAGGTGTGAAAAAGTTTGGTTTCAGATACAGCAGCGGTCAGGGAAATATCCTACTGGCATGTATCTGATCAAGGTAATAACCACCTCCTGAGAAATGGGACTGCTGTGACTAAAGTCACTTGGTGAAACTGTGCACCTACCAGTCAGTACTAATGAGGATTTACTGGTGACTTCAGTGAGGCCAGGAACTCATTCAATAAAACTGTACTAATGCAAATGGTACTATATACTGAAGTTACCGTAGAAGTCTAAAATGTTCATGAAATAACAAGCTACACAGCAGAGCttgtatgtattttatataatgaGATAACCACAAGGCACTGTAACTCCTGATTTAGGAGCACAAGTTTGCATTTCAGAGTAAACAGGCTAtgataaaaataactttaaaaaacttCAGCTACCTTTCCTATATCTTCATATAGTAAATTAGCATGATGATACCATCATCTGCTCCTAAGCAGTACTATAATATATatgttaaataataatatttctaGAGTATGAGACATCAAAGTTTGCATCTTTAGTAAGTATTTTGTACAAAAATAACTGCACTTAATCCCAAAACATTTATCCAAGTGTCTCACTGACAAATCTTTACTTATAAAACCCAAAGAACCATCAAGAAAATAATCAAGCCCTCTTGAAAAGTAAAGAGCAAAATAGttctaaaaatgcaaacaaaacaaacagccaTGCTCCCTTTTTTGCAACTGTCATAACTCCCAGAATCATATTCCCTCCAAACTAGAACTTTCTATAAAACCttgtttgctttgattttctctCTTATAAACAATATGACCAGAACAAAACGAAGACCCTTCTTTGcaatttgtttctgctttcatctCATATAACCACTGGTAAATGCACCAGAGCATTGCCTCTTGGAAACTGCACACATGgtgtttattaaataaactCCTCTCAGCACCTTAACAGGGAGTATAAATTTCAGACTTCTCTGTACCTTTACAGGTCTGAAAGAGAATCTGCTTCCTTTCAGGAAGACACTATCACAAACCCAGCCAAAGGTGCTGTACCTTTAGAGTTCGGCTGAATCATTGTTTTCCAAGACCTCCAGTGGCAACGAGTCATCTAAACCACCCTCTGAATCAATGGTGAAGCTCtggctttttaatgttttatgaGCATTCATGAACTTCTGGAGGTACTTGGAGGTATATAGCCAGTGGTGCTTCAAGACATCCTCCATCTCATAGACTTTGGATTGCCTGGCATTCATTTTTCGGAACCTCCTAAACAGTTTGTTTCCAGACTCATTTCCTTCACTTGCCCAGGCCCCAATGGACCCATCTCTTTCAATGATTTCAGGAACATGAGCAAGTGTTTTGTGGAAATAATTTGTAATCTTGCCCTCATATCTGTACTTGAACTTTGTAGATAAGAGCTCCGCAAAACGCTGTGAATTGTAGCTGTACTGACACAGCAGTTCTGGGCACTCCTTGGCAGGGCATGAGGATCGCCACACTGGCTTCATCTTCAGATAAAGGTCCATTAGTTCTTTTAGGGCTTCATGCCTTTCCTCACACTTTATTAATTCACATACGGCCTCTACAGTCTCCTTGGACATGAGCTTTCTAGCAAAATTTCCACTCATCTTCAACATAGGCTTCAAGTTCATCTTCTTCCTGAGGTGTTTGTCAAGAGTCAGCTGccacctcttcctctcctctttaGACACATCAGGATTCTTGTAAAGTTCACCAATCTCCATCTGGAAAATCCTGTAGAATTCTGTTGCATTGCCAATGTCACAGTGCAATGCATCAATGGAGGGAACAGTCTCAATAAAAGGTTTGGCTGAAACACCCTTCACTCTGTCACGGAGCTCATCAACAGATTCGTGATATGGGTTGGACCTCCATATTTCATATCGCTCCAGATTTTCAGCATGGCTCCTGGTTATGGAGTGGAAGACCAGATTTTGGGATGCCTCCAAGCGGGTTGCATCACACAGCGTACAAATGTAAGTGGAACCTGAGGCCTCCAGCCCTTCCACTTCCCGCACGAGTTTCTCATCATATCCTGTACCCCTAAAGATGAATCTAAATGTTCTCAGGATGCCTCCCATTTCAAGAAGCAGTTCACTGTTTTTCATAGCCTCTCTTTCTGCTATGAGGGGGCTCAGGATTGCCGTCAGAGTTTCATGATCTGATTCATCAGCCAGCATGAGGCACAAGGGCTTGCAGCACAACTCTGAATTGGGCTTTACTTCCTCAAAGATCCTCTTGTTTTCATTCCCGTGTGCTATAGAAATGTTCATGACTGTGAAAGAAAAGCGAACAGCCTTCTCTGGGACAGCAGGCCCACTTCCATGCTTCTCACTGACATCTCCCATTCCATCACAGGACTCTTTTACTACCACAGTGAAGGGGCCGTTCAAGTAGTCATCCAGGTTTTTTGCTTTCATGCCTTCCAAGATCTCCTCCTCCATGTCCTTTAAGGCACAAACCAAGGCTGCATCATATCGAAATCTCTTTGCAATTGTGTCTACTGGGTAGTCATCAATTGAGAGTGGCAGTCCCGATAGTCCATCTATAATTCCCACTTCTGTGTTAGTGGATACATTTTTCAAGGGAGGTTTCCACTCAAATGGGTGATAACCTGGTAGGAGGGCTTTCTCAGCAGTGCGAAGAGCATGCAAAGGCTGGAAGATCTGCCTCCCAGTGACAGCTTTTACTGTTCTATACATTTTATGATACTGACTACAGCTGAGAAAAGTGTTGATTCGGATGGCCAGACAGACAGCAGGATGAAGTCCAGATCCCCTCCCTTGCATTATAGCCTCCAGTTCATCTGCTtgtttgtgttcattttttgCTCTCAAAGCTAGCAGAAATAAAGTCATGCATACAG encodes:
- the RAG1 gene encoding V(D)J recombination-activating protein 1; its protein translation is MHEREQTSLTFGTNWADIAAALQSDSELKICERQNTSTHVARLDQQWTTGDCSADRDISECRQLDGAMWADGDSDLVSVGLQKSVASQMDLPEELQHPYTKFSEWKFKLFKLRSFEKTPSDDSQHINKDQAEEAVSSNKEFILHKDEAVPRGEKMELMGNRQGLEEDAHAMQTQDNRAHQNNLKELCRICGVSFKTDCYKRTYPVHGPVDDETLWLLRKKEKTATSWPDLIAKVFKIDVRGDVDTIHPTQFCHNCWSIIHRKFSNTLCEVYFPRNSTMEWQPHSPNCNVCRTTRRGVKRKSQPPSVQRGKRVKTTGERARLNRGVKNQAQINNKNLMKEIVNCKNIHLSTKLLAVDYPIDFIKSISCQICDHILADPVETTCRHLFCRTCILKCIRVMGSYCPSCWYPCFPTDLVTPVKSFLNILDNLSIRCPVKECDEEILHGKYGQHLSSHKEMKDRELYSYINKGGRPRQHLLSLTRRAQKHRLRELKRQVKAFAEKEEGGDIKAVCMTLFLLALRAKNEHKQADELEAIMQGRGSGLHPAVCLAIRINTFLSCSQYHKMYRTVKAVTGRQIFQPLHALRTAEKALLPGYHPFEWKPPLKNVSTNTEVGIIDGLSGLPLSIDDYPVDTIAKRFRYDAALVCALKDMEEEILEGMKAKNLDDYLNGPFTVVVKESCDGMGDVSEKHGSGPAVPEKAVRFSFTVMNISIAHGNENKRIFEEVKPNSELCCKPLCLMLADESDHETLTAILSPLIAEREAMKNSELLLEMGGILRTFRFIFRGTGYDEKLVREVEGLEASGSTYICTLCDATRLEASQNLVFHSITRSHAENLERYEIWRSNPYHESVDELRDRVKGVSAKPFIETVPSIDALHCDIGNATEFYRIFQMEIGELYKNPDVSKEERKRWQLTLDKHLRKKMNLKPMLKMSGNFARKLMSKETVEAVCELIKCEERHEALKELMDLYLKMKPVWRSSCPAKECPELLCQYSYNSQRFAELLSTKFKYRYEGKITNYFHKTLAHVPEIIERDGSIGAWASEGNESGNKLFRRFRKMNARQSKVYEMEDVLKHHWLYTSKYLQKFMNAHKTLKSQSFTIDSEGGLDDSLPLEVLENNDSAEL